The Aspergillus luchuensis IFO 4308 DNA, chromosome 4, nearly complete sequence DNA window CCACAATCAGACGTGAGTGGCGGGGTCCCATCTTCAGACGAGATTATATCAGAGACGGGTCGACCAGACTATGAATTCGATCCTGTTAGTGGTCGTATGATACCCAAGGATCCTGAGCAGCCGGTGGCCACAGCAAAGGGTTCTCGCGGGAACGACATTGATACATTGGCCGGGACCCAGAAGCCTCCTTCTGGGCCCACCGGCTATCTATCCCCATTCGAACGATCAGTTTCAGAACCTAAGCCGGCAACAGAAGCAGGAAACGATAGCGCAGAAGAAACATCGCAACAACGTGTTGAGGTGGCACCAGTCGCGGATGAGCCCTTTCAAACCCCTGAGGTGCAGAAATCGGATTCACCAACAGAAGTTCGCTACAAAGCTTTGGAGCCATCAATTGATACTATGAAAGACCAGAGAGATGTTTCTGAGAAACTCAGTAGTCTCTCAGAAGCGATCATGGCCGATCAACCTAAGCTTCAGGATCTCACAATGGGCAGCGGACGCGTCACCTATGATCACCTAGAAGCGCCGGTCAACAGTCGTTCGTTTGGAGATCAACCAAGCAATGAGGCTTCGATGAGATCTCTAGAGACGCCTGAAAGTCCTCTAAGTACAGCACACGAACAGGACAGGGTGCAagcagagaggaaggaggatttAGACCTCCTGAATGCCAGTGATATTCGTTCCCAATACTTGGCTAGGCCTAGTATTGATcctgagattgagaagcaGATCCGCCAATCTCTCGACGATAAGTTCGATTCATTTGTCGATCCCGCTGGTGACATTGACGCCCAGAGCGTTCGAAGCAAGTTTCAAAAGCATGAGACTGTCGGCGCCTCTGACGAGTCCGTCATGCCAGAGAAATCAGACGTTGGTGTACAACCCAATCAACAAACTGCAGAAAGTCGGGAAGCTTCACAGGTACTCCAGTCTGGAAAGCAGGAAGCTACCAAGAACTTCGATCAATCTGCTACCATTGAGCAGCCACACGTTGATACCCCACCGACCGAAACCTATCGAGTGCTTGCATATGATCCCTCGACCCTTCAAGTAAATGAAGCAGAGACAAGCTCATCTTTCCAGGCTTCAGACGAGACAATCCATCCGGCAGAGATCCTAGGTCGCCTGAATGCCCCTGCCAAGTTCCTACCCCATTTTGCAAGAATGCGTACCGATGGTTACGAAATAGTTTCAGGTGGTGGGGATATTCTTGTGTTCAAAAAATCCAGCAGTTCGGTGCATGAAAATTCCGCTCTCCCTTCCAAAGCAGCGGACAAAATTGAAGCTAGCCTCGACGGCCGAAATAGTGAAACCCTGAAACAATCTACATCACCTATTCAGCTACCACAGGAGCATTTCTCCAGCCAAGCTCCTGATCATCAGACCGAATTACCAGGCGAGACTTCACAAGCTAAGGGCTCTTCTTCGAAACGCCAATCCAGAGCTGGCCAAGCTTTGCGCAGGATGCTGTTCAGTGGCGTAGCTACCGCAGGAACATGCTACGCCataggtgttgttgttgaataCTTCCGCACGGGAGGACAGGACGGACGGGGCATTGATGCTTTTACGGCTTTTGAGTCTGAGCGGCGTCATGGAGACTAAATTTGGATGTCTTCGCACAATTCTGTATGACTATTTGAGCTGATTTCTGCCATGACCAACGAGTATGTATTATGTAGTGCGTCTCCTCTCAGTAGTTAGAGTTACATTCATCATTGGAAACTAAGCTACGCTATCTGCTCTATTAACGCCATCTTCCCGCTATGCTATGGGTACATCAATTTGGTATGAGCAAAAGACGAGAAAGAGAAACGAAGGCAGAGAGCCAGCAAAGGCAATACAAAAGCAAAGTAAATGCAAAGCAAAGTGCCAGCAAAGTGCAAGCAAAGTGCAAGCAAAGGCTAAGCGGAGACCAAGCAAACGCGAAGCAAAAAGCTAGCAAAAGACAAGCAAAGGCAAATCTAAGCAAAGCCAAGTCGAAGCAAAGTGCAAGCcttaaagaaagaaagagagtaccgaaaagaaaaagttaaGACGAGAGATTGAACAACGTCCCCGTCCCCCACGCCTATCGCACTGGCAGCGcaaaaaccaccaccaccaccacccattcCTCACCCCTCTCAGCGCCTAGCcgcag harbors:
- a CDS encoding uncharacterized protein (COG:S;~EggNog:ENOG410Q0GA); translated protein: MIYTTAVANIRAVRRSTALARTYPQAILFASSQHLKSSCQRRHIWRGPGERINYEYLEKQIDKHRRYCLSKLREKPTRPRKANVYESQNPWGFRGYGPGYDRDKPFQFYNRGGIKGDFWEAERSRIKERMNQIKKEIDKDPYAALFGRRLQPFSSFEKLDNAFTSICRSFLGLDKSESTMNTTARPKATTAVSKDSSESPKKPQSDVSGGVPSSDEIISETGRPDYEFDPVSGRMIPKDPEQPVATAKGSRGNDIDTLAGTQKPPSGPTGYLSPFERSVSEPKPATEAGNDSAEETSQQRVEVAPVADEPFQTPEVQKSDSPTEVRYKALEPSIDTMKDQRDVSEKLSSLSEAIMADQPKLQDLTMGSGRVTYDHLEAPVNSRSFGDQPSNEASMRSLETPESPLSTAHEQDRVQAERKEDLDLLNASDIRSQYLARPSIDPEIEKQIRQSLDDKFDSFVDPAGDIDAQSVRSKFQKHETVGASDESVMPEKSDVGVQPNQQTAESREASQVLQSGKQEATKNFDQSATIEQPHVDTPPTETYRVLAYDPSTLQVNEAETSSSFQASDETIHPAEILGRLNAPAKFLPHFARMRTDGYEIVSGGGDILVFKKSSSSVHENSALPSKAADKIEASLDGRNSETLKQSTSPIQLPQEHFSSQAPDHQTELPGETSQAKGSSSKRQSRAGQALRRMLFSGVATAGTCYAIGVVVEYFRTGGQDGRGIDAFTAFESERRHGD